The following is a genomic window from Candidatus Micrarchaeota archaeon.
CCGACCAAGAACGGGTCTGCAACATTCTGACTCGTCCCGCCAGAACTCGAACCCAAAAGGATTGCAGAGGAACAGATAATCGAGGATATGGCGATCCTTTTGAAAAACTTGGACACCGACCTGATCCTTTCCATAGCATTTCTTTTAACCTTTGCAAACGTTCTGTCTTTTGAGACGTTTTTCGATGAAGTATCCTTTCCGAACCCACTGCAACCGCCAGGTTTCGTATGAATCATACGATTAATATTGCTCGTTTCACATATTTAAACATATCCGATGACATAATCCACTTACGATGTAAATAAATCCCGAGTAACCCGGTCAGAGAATCAGTTTTTCTATAAACTCCATCTTCTCATTCTCACCCGGTTCTCATATTTTTACTTCATCTTACCTTTTACTTCAACCTTCTTCCTTTCCTCATCTATGCGTTTGTTGCATCATCGGAAACACACTCCTTCGTGTTGTTTATAAAGCGGGGGTGTGAGAACGCTCCGGGTGATACAATGAAATTGCGTGTAGAAGGTCTGAAACCGTCGGAATTGGACACCATCATCGGCAGATTAGCAAGGTTGGGTTATGAATTCGTATTTGAGGTAACCCCTCAGGGGACGTATGTACGCGTAGATCGGAGAAAACAGAAAAGAAAGATAACCATAAGTTATCCTCACCTCCCACAACTCAGGTTCTTTCATCCCTAGCCATAATACTTTTCAGGTACCGTGTAGCGGTCCTGAGACATACAGTCAAAAACTCATCCAAACGCTTATCAGAGCAATTCTCCAGGGATACGCCTAAGGCATAGGGATGTCCTCCAACACTACCTTTCAACCCTGTTTCTTCAAGCGCTTTATTGACGATTTTTAGAAGGTTCACGTGTACAAAACGCGCGCGTGCGGACACGCGCGCGTTTTTCTGTTTTATCGAACCCACAAATACAACGTCCGCAAACCCCGAGAGAGCGGTTGTAACGCTACCTTCGTTGGAAGGTGCACGTGCGGCTACGATGATGACGTCACCGGCAGTATCGTATTTTATAGTTCTACACGCCTTTACGGTATTGACCTTATTTGTCAGAGAAAAGTCATGGGTCAACCTGACCAGTTCCTCAAAAGATTTATCGGAGACCTTCAACAGTTCTGCTATTATTTCGAACAGTTCGCTGTTACCTTCTCTCAAACCCATGGTATCGTCCAGGATACCAAGAAGTACGGCTGTGGCGATACCTGGGTCCATCTTCGGGATAAGTGTGGAAAAATATTTATCGGAAGATGGGGACTGCCCGGACTGTCGGTTATAGAGATAATATATAATCTGGGTAGTTGAATACGCATGCGGCAGAACAACCTCGACCTCAGCATCTATCGGATCATCTGCATAATCGTGATGGTCAATCACAATGTACGCGGAAGAAAGACCTGACAACAACCTTCTCGACCTCGTATCCACTACGACGACCGGTCTGCCTGAGGATTCTATTTCCGAGACATCCATATACTCAACAGGCAATGCCAGTAACTCGGCAACACGTTTACCATGCGCCGATAAGTTATCCATGGAAACCACTTCCGCATTATGCAGTATCCTTTTCAGGAGATAGGCCGAACACACCGCATCCGGGTCGCCGTGGGAATGGAAGGTGATAATACAGTTTCTATCTGTCATTGCACTGAGCCTATCCAACGCGTTTGCCAAACGGGTAACCGTCTGTTCGATATCGTCTCCGGCCGTCATGATACCACCCTCCTACTTCAACCGACCTCCTCAGCAGCTTCCTCGGCATACTCCTTATGCGAGATCAGGTACACCACAATAAACATCACCGTAAGGACCATGACGAACAACGGATTGAATATAAACGGCAACCCCAAGACGCTTTCCATCTCACGGATTGTACCATCCATCATAGCAGTAAGGTTGAAGAGGGAATGGAGGGGTACAACGATGAGGAATGCGGAAACCATACCTATCACCAGATACTTCCCACTGTGAGTAATAGATCTGACATATCCGATGAGGGCTCCTCCGAACCCTGTGATAAACCCGTGGGCTAACGAATTGAAGAACGACCTGTAGATGATAAGCTGCATCCAGACGCTCAATCCCAATTCAAACGGATTGGTCTTTGAAGCAAAATAGAACCAGTTCTCTATGAACGAAAACCCGATACCTACGCTTGAACCCAAAATCAGTCCGATCACCGAATCTCTGTACTCCGGATGTCCTGACAGAAGAACCGGTCCCATCAACTTAACGAGTTCTTCGACAAGAGGAGCGATCAGGACCGCGCTGATGAGCATCCCTGTGTGACGGTCGAAGTTGGGTAGCACCAGATCGTTTAACCAATAGTTTCCCAAGAACGCAAGCACGGCAGCGAACGCCCCCCAGAAGAACATGGAAAAGAAGAATCTTAGCGGTCTTCTCTCAAGCGTCCAAAGGAATGCAAGATAGATCATCGGAAAGAGCAATGCTGCAACACCGCTGAACAACGTAATTTCAAACTCCGTATAACTGAATTCCGTGTTTATTATGTAAGAAAAGGCCAGAAGACAACCACCTATCTCCAGGACCCAGATCAACGGATCCATCATCATATCGGCTATCCTTTCACCTATCGGTTTACCCGACACCTTAGGGAAAAAGAGGTTCTCAGTAGTATACTGTGTGCCGAATGGGTCTAAAAAACGGTAGTGATAAGCGCTTTCGATGAGTAATAGAAGAACGAGAATGATTATCAATGTTATCAAAGGTACTACCAGGATATGGGTCTGTAACAGAGACCTGTAAACATTTGATTCGTACATGCTCCAATCTTCGACTAAAGTGAACAGTTTACCTTCGGTAGCATTATCTGTCAACACGATTCCGTAAACGGTTCTATGAAAGGTTTCGCCGGGATACTTCACTGTGATGTTAACTACTGCAGTGACGTATGCATAAGGTTGGACAACACCCAACATCTTTACCGGTATCAATTCCTCGCCTTCAACCTTCATCAGATACATTATGTAACTCTCAGGGTCAGTGTTGTTGACACGAACCGTAACAAGGATATTATCCGGGGAAGAGTTAAGACTGGTAGATGTAACGTTTATCGAAATCTTATCAGAGGGTTTCATTTCGTAAACGCTGTACGGGTAAACGGTTCCGATTACGGATGACAACACAAGCAGTATTACCAAGAGATGCAGAATCCTCATCAAACCCACCTAAAAGGGTATAGGGAGATACAATGCAATGATTCTGACGAGTTTGTTGAACAGTTTTACGTACCACCTGTTCATACGTTTGATGGCTTTTAGCAGTTCTCTGAACGCATACTTTTCAGCAGGACCTAAAGGACTCTCCGTAATCTTTATATGCTCTTTACCGTCTACGATCGTTTTCTCTTCCTGTTGACCTATCTGTTTCTTGGCCTGTGCATACCACGGCGGCAGCGAAGATTTCACCTTCTTAATCGCCTTTATAAAATCCGATGTTGTGACAGGTCTCTCCTTACCGGTTTTGAACGCCTCCTTCCAAGGTATGGCGGAGGCCTCGTCCACCACCGCCTTCAGATCCGCTGCTGAATAACCGATTGTTGCGAGAGCCAACCTGTTCCAAGCGATATGTTTAGCCAATGGTCGTTTTTTAGCATGAAGTTTAAGAATGGCTTTTCTGGCAACAAACGACGGTTCCGGCACGTATATGGTCTTACCGAGTCTACCGCTCCTTCTCAATGCCGGGTCGACATCCCAAGGCGCGTTCGTAGCACCTACAACGAGCACGTTCTCGTTCGCGGCCTCTATACCGTCCATCTCGTACAACAACTGGTTAACCGCGGCGCGCATGTACTGACCGCTCTGTCCCAACTGGTCACGTCTCGCACCTAAAGAATCTATCTCATCGATGAAAACGATACACGGCGCATTCTTACGCGCTGTTTCGAATATTGCATGTATGTTCTTCTCGGTACCTCCCACGTACTGATCAAGAACGTCAGAAAGTTTAACGTTTATGAAACTTGCTTTACATTCACCTGCCGCCGCCTTCATCAAATACGTCTTACCGCAACCCGGCGGACCGTACAACAGGATTCCGCCACCGCCGAGTTTTCCGTACTTCCTCGCCAAATCCGGTTTAAGCAAAGGATAGACAATATGGTCTTTTAACACCTCTTTGAGTTTTTCCATGTCAGCGACATCTTTGAACGTGACCTTAGGTTTACTTAACAGATGAACCGTGCTCGGTGCCTTGCCCTCTTCACCGCCGCCGGTCACGGGCAGATTGGCGCGGACACCGCCTTTACTCTTTGCCAATTCGAGATGCTGTTTGGCTTCGGTAAGGTTTGGGTTGATCTCCAGGGCCTTCTGATAATCTTTGATAGCATTGTCCAGATCACCCATATAATCGTAGGCCAAACCACGGACATGATAAGCCTCGGCAAAGTTCGGATTGAGTTCGATCACCTTTGAGAAATCGTCAATTGCCGATTCGTAGTTTTCAAGACATGCGTAAGCCAAACCTCTGTTGTAGTAGGCTTTAAGATACTTCGGATTAAGGGTGATGGCTTTGTCATAGTCTTTTATGGCGCGTTCAAAATCCTGTTTACGATAATAACAATCACCACGGTTGTTGTATATGACGGGGTTGTTCGGGTCGAGTTCCAAAGCTTTGGTATAATCGGCTGCTGCTTTATCGTAATTCTTAAGATGATAGTAGGCCAACCCTCGGGCGAAGTATGCTTCCGAGAAATTCGGATTAAGGATTATAGCCATGTTATAGTTTTCGATCGCCTTTTCGTAGTTACCTCTCTCAAAGTATAGATTACCTTTGTGATAGTAGGTTCTTGCGTCCGGTGCGCCCCTCCGCTCTTTAACCATGGTATCACTCAAAATAATTTTTTACACATTGTTTAAAATTCTTTTTATCAACATTGCATACTCGGCACAACTGCATTTATAAAAAATTGCAAAAGCACGTTACCGAATACTTTTTATTCAAATTCATGGGAATGGTTGAAAAAGAAGGAAGGACCGATGGCCTGCATGTCTACACGTTTTTTAAATCCGCAACGTTCGTAATCGTTGAGGATGAAGGGATGGAGAGAGAAAAAGGGTACCGTTACAACATAGTCTTCAAATTTGGACATCGCTGCGGACCCGAGATAATGCGAACTCTGCCTTCTCAAAGCGGTTCTCGCCTCGGATTTGGAAACGTAATGAAAGGGATGACTGACGAATACGAATTCTATACGATGACGTTCAACGTTTTCAGTCTTTATATTGAGCAATTCTACGTAACCATCGAAGGAGATACGGATAAAACCCTCAGAAGACGCTCCGGAAAGAGATATATTATATTCGTGTTTGTCTATCACGAGTTCGAGATAATGCGTATAAGAACGTTCTCCAGGGTCGGGATGTTTGGACAACAGAAGCAATCTTCCGTCTGGCAACACTGTAACAGTTCTAAAAGAGTTATGTCGCCAGACGATCGGCCAACGTTCTTCGTCTACAAACATATCCTGAAAATATTTTATAGGGGATGGTTGGGCAACCCTAACCTCAAACAAAGGACGGTCAACGGACAACAGATTAGGAACATCTCTCGACCTAAAGAGCACCGCATCTCCAGAGGCGACTGAGTTGTTCAACATCCGTTTTTCTTCTTCGAGAGATTTTTGAAGTTTTGACTTGAAAGAGGAGCATGAAAGAAAGGAACATATCTGGCACATAACAACCCCGTTAAAACTTTTTCTACATCTACACAACGGTTATCTCGTATCCATCTATAAATGACGACAACCAAACCTTGACCAACGTCCGATCGCTATCCGTTATGTCCTTTCCATCCTTTCTCCGTATAGTCACTTTGACCTTATCTTTTTCCGTTTCCGTATCACAAAGATATCCCTTGAACTCGCACAGGGATTTTACAATCTGACCTATGTCCTCTTCGATCCGTACAACCTTAACCGTATATTTCAGGTCGCGTCCGGACAACGGATGGTTGAAATCTACTACAACGCGTCCACCACCGACCGTTTTAACAGTACCGCGGAGGTTATCAACATCGACCACGAGTCCGGGGTAAGGACGAACATTATTCCTCAGGAATTGCTTCAAAGGGATTATGTTTATCAAGTCTGGACGTCTCTCACCGAACGGTTTTTTTGCCAATACTTCGCCTGTCGAACCAGCACCCGCATTCTTCAAAAACGTCTTCAGCTCTTTCGGTATTGGAGATTTTTCCACGTTTACCGGTAGAGGAGAATCGCGTTCTTCGTACACCTCGCCTGTGTCAGGGTCTGATACCGTATAGATTATCCAATACAGTTTCATACAGGATCACCCAGGATACCAACATAAAATTGCAACCGGTCTTTGTCTTCAATTTTCATATCAGGTTAGATTTATAAAGATGTCAGTATATTTTAACTACCGTCAAGCAGACATCTTGCATCTACAAAGGATAGGGTGGGCTAACGATGAAGAAAGACCTTCTGAAGATTTTTGCAATCCTGATAGGTGTTGTCTTCCT
Proteins encoded in this region:
- a CDS encoding DHH family phosphoesterase → MTAGDDIEQTVTRLANALDRLSAMTDRNCIITFHSHGDPDAVCSAYLLKRILHNAEVVSMDNLSAHGKRVAELLALPVEYMDVSEIESSGRPVVVVDTRSRRLLSGLSSAYIVIDHHDYADDPIDAEVEVVLPHAYSTTQIIYYLYNRQSGQSPSSDKYFSTLIPKMDPGIATAVLLGILDDTMGLREGNSELFEIIAELLKVSDKSFEELVRLTHDFSLTNKVNTVKACRTIKYDTAGDVIIVAARAPSNEGSVTTALSGFADVVFVGSIKQKNARVSARARFVHVNLLKIVNKALEETGLKGSVGGHPYALGVSLENCSDKRLDEFLTVCLRTATRYLKSIMARDERT
- a CDS encoding PrsW family intramembrane metalloprotease gives rise to the protein MRILHLLVILLVLSSVIGTVYPYSVYEMKPSDKISINVTSTSLNSSPDNILVTVRVNNTDPESYIMYLMKVEGEELIPVKMLGVVQPYAYVTAVVNITVKYPGETFHRTVYGIVLTDNATEGKLFTLVEDWSMYESNVYRSLLQTHILVVPLITLIIILVLLLLIESAYHYRFLDPFGTQYTTENLFFPKVSGKPIGERIADMMMDPLIWVLEIGGCLLAFSYIINTEFSYTEFEITLFSGVAALLFPMIYLAFLWTLERRPLRFFFSMFFWGAFAAVLAFLGNYWLNDLVLPNFDRHTGMLISAVLIAPLVEELVKLMGPVLLSGHPEYRDSVIGLILGSSVGIGFSFIENWFYFASKTNPFELGLSVWMQLIIYRSFFNSLAHGFITGFGGALIGYVRSITHSGKYLVIGMVSAFLIVVPLHSLFNLTAMMDGTIREMESVLGLPFIFNPLFVMVLTVMFIVVYLISHKEYAEEAAEEVG
- a CDS encoding tetratricopeptide repeat protein — its product is MSDTMVKERRGAPDARTYYHKGNLYFERGNYEKAIENYNMAIILNPNFSEAYFARGLAYYHLKNYDKAAADYTKALELDPNNPVIYNNRGDCYYRKQDFERAIKDYDKAITLNPKYLKAYYNRGLAYACLENYESAIDDFSKVIELNPNFAEAYHVRGLAYDYMGDLDNAIKDYQKALEINPNLTEAKQHLELAKSKGGVRANLPVTGGGEEGKAPSTVHLLSKPKVTFKDVADMEKLKEVLKDHIVYPLLKPDLARKYGKLGGGGILLYGPPGCGKTYLMKAAAGECKASFINVKLSDVLDQYVGGTEKNIHAIFETARKNAPCIVFIDEIDSLGARRDQLGQSGQYMRAAVNQLLYEMDGIEAANENVLVVGATNAPWDVDPALRRSGRLGKTIYVPEPSFVARKAILKLHAKKRPLAKHIAWNRLALATIGYSAADLKAVVDEASAIPWKEAFKTGKERPVTTSDFIKAIKKVKSSLPPWYAQAKKQIGQQEEKTIVDGKEHIKITESPLGPAEKYAFRELLKAIKRMNRWYVKLFNKLVRIIALYLPIPF